A single region of the Amphiura filiformis chromosome 7, Afil_fr2py, whole genome shotgun sequence genome encodes:
- the LOC140157422 gene encoding organic cation transporter protein-like produces MQFDQILDLLGPFGPYQKRVYFLLCLISIPGAWHKLGQVFLGGSVDHWCATPELDYVNCTYWDLDQSQCADAKRDTAIPTDEEGSYESCLKYNLTGVLFYPGINTTDFTNQTQSCDAGWAYDDSQYESTIITDFNLVCDKNGLSNVAQSVFFAGNLVGSLVFGVLADWLGRSPAMIIALVIWFSSAMGTAFAPDIYTYMTLRFFVSCGSYGTFLASYIIGTEFVGPSARTITGIANQFAFAFGLMSLSVLAYCFRDWRDLQLAISVPIVLFFLYIPFLAESARWLISRGRHEKAEKIIRSVAKTNKKELPDVIFEAHEIKAHQEKQKEGQASFLVLFTTPNMAFKTVNLMWNWCVNSLIYYGISLNIPNLGTNDYLAFFVSGLVEIPAYMYAIWACQHFGGRKLNLAGTLLISGVTCLITGFLEPGIAVTCIAMVGKFTAAASFSIVYIFSAELYPTPVRSAGTGLSSAASRIGGMVSPLIFLVETRWTPLPFVIFGTCALSAGLLTFLLPETRGKSLPETLEEGEEFGKPNWMRRTGAKENNFNSRLPIEDNGIVNKVISEEESDKL; encoded by the exons ATGCAATTTGATCAGATTTTGGATCTATTGGGGCCTTTTGGTCCTTACCAAAAGCGCGTCTACTTTTTACTCTGTCTAATAAGCATACCCGGTGCATGGCATAAGTTAGGACAAGTATTTCTCGGTGGTTCCGTAGACCATTGGTGTGCTACACCAGAATTGGACTACGTCAACTGTACCTACTGGGATTTAGACCAGAGTCAATGCGCAGATGCAAAACGTGATACTGCTATACCGACTGATGAAGAGGGATCGTACGAAAGCTGTCTCAAGTATAACTTGACCGGGGTTTTATTTTATCCAGGAATCAATACAACTGATTTTACGAATCAGACGCAGTCATGTGACGCAGGTTGGGCTTATGACGATTCACAATATGAATCGACCATCATTACTGAC TTTAACCTTGTGTGCGATAAGAACGGATTGTCGAATGTTGCGCAATCTGTTTTCTTTGCCGGTAACTTGGTTGGATCTCTGGTATTTGGTGTTTTAGCTGACTG GTTAGGGCGTTCCCCTGCAATGATAATAGCCCTTGTGATATGGTTTAGTTCGGCCATGGGAACTGCCTTCGCTCCAGATATCTACACATACATGACGTTAAGATTCTTCGTATCTTGCGGAAGCTATGGGACATTCTTGGCATCCTATATAATCG GAACGGAATTTGTCGGACCATCGGCTCGGACAATAACCGGAATAGCCAACCAATTTGCCTTTGCCTTTGGTCTTATGTCTCTATCGGTTCTGGCTTATTGCTTCCGAGACTGGAGAGATCTACAATTAGCTATATCAGTACCTATTGTGCTTTTCTTCTTATATATACC GTTTTTAGCAGAGTCTGCGCGTTGGCTAATATCACGAGGAAGACACGAGAAAGCTGAGAAGATCATACGAAGTGTTGCCAAGACTAATAAAAAGGAGTTGCCTGATGTTATATTTGAAGCGCATGAAATCAAGGCACATCAG GAGAAACAAAAAGAAGGTCAGGCGAGTTTTTTAGTTTTGTTTACGACACCAAATATGGCTTTCAAGACGGTAAATCTCATGTGGAATTG GTGCGTCAATAGCCTGATTTACTATGGTATTTCCCTAAACATTCCCAACCTTGGCACCAATGACTACCTCGCCTTCTTCGTATCGGGTCTTGTAGAGATACCAGCGTACATGTATGCCATATGGGCATGTCAACATTTTGGCGGTCGTAAGCTCAATCTTGCTGGAACGTTGCTGATTTCCGGTGTAACCTGTTTAATCACTGGATTTTTAG AGCCTGGTATAGCAGTTACATGTATAGCGATGGTAGGCAAGTTCACCGCGGCTGCTTCATTTTCCATCGTTTATATTTTTTCTGCTGAGTTATATCCAACACCCGTTAG ATCCGCTGGTACTGGTCTGTCATCCGCCGCATCGCGTATAGGTGGAATGGTCTCGCCGCTAATATTTCTGGTAGAAACTCGTTGGACGCCATTACCTTTTGTCATATTTGGCACATGCGCACTTTCTGCAGGGTTGTTAACCTTTTTATTACCGGAAACGAGAGGAAAGAGTTTACCTGAAACGCTTGAAGAAGGTGAAGAATTTGGCAA GCCAAACTGGATGAGACGAACAGGGGCCAAAGAAAATAATTTCAATAGCAGACTACCAATAGAAGATAATGGGATCGTCAATAAAGTCATTTCAGAAGAGGAGTCCGATAAGTTGTAG